From a single Micromonospora carbonacea genomic region:
- a CDS encoding inorganic phosphate transporter, with protein MSPELIAVLAVIAVALAFDYTNGFHDAANAIATSVSTRALTPRVALALAAVGNFVGAHFGAGVAKTVGDNLVTLPTGIASLGVVFAGVLGAIAWNLITWYFGLPSSSSHALFGGLVGATLLATGGVVQWINIGEKVLLPMVLSPIVGLTLGYLLMLAILWLFRNGQPGKLNRGFRWAQTASAAAMSVGHGMQDAAKTMGIVVLALYTGGFQDDKTHIPGWVFWTSAAMLAAGTYAGGWRIIRTLGRKIIDLGPPEGFAAETVASSVLYFNALVLHAPISTTHTITSAIMGVGATKRLSAVRWNVAGNIVVAWIITFPAAALIACVTYLLVRPLFG; from the coding sequence GTGAGTCCCGAACTCATCGCCGTGCTGGCGGTGATCGCGGTGGCCCTGGCGTTCGACTACACCAACGGCTTCCACGACGCCGCCAACGCGATCGCGACCAGCGTCTCCACCCGCGCCCTGACACCCCGGGTCGCGCTCGCCCTCGCGGCCGTCGGCAACTTCGTCGGCGCACACTTCGGCGCCGGGGTCGCCAAGACCGTCGGCGACAACCTCGTCACCCTGCCCACCGGCATCGCGAGCCTGGGGGTCGTCTTCGCCGGGGTGCTCGGCGCGATCGCCTGGAACCTGATCACCTGGTACTTCGGCCTGCCGTCGTCGTCCTCGCACGCGCTGTTCGGCGGCCTGGTCGGGGCGACCCTGCTGGCCACCGGCGGCGTCGTGCAGTGGATCAACATCGGCGAGAAGGTGCTGCTGCCGATGGTGCTCTCGCCGATCGTCGGCCTGACGCTGGGCTACCTGCTGATGCTGGCGATCCTGTGGCTGTTCCGCAACGGGCAGCCGGGCAAGCTGAACCGGGGCTTCCGCTGGGCGCAGACCGCGTCGGCGGCGGCCATGTCCGTCGGCCACGGCATGCAGGACGCCGCGAAGACCATGGGCATCGTGGTCCTCGCCCTCTACACGGGCGGCTTCCAGGACGACAAGACCCACATCCCCGGCTGGGTGTTCTGGACGTCGGCGGCGATGCTGGCGGCCGGCACGTACGCCGGTGGCTGGCGGATCATCCGGACCCTCGGCCGCAAGATCATCGACCTGGGCCCGCCGGAGGGCTTCGCCGCCGAGACGGTGGCCAGCTCGGTGCTCTACTTCAACGCGCTGGTGCTCCACGCGCCGATCTCCACCACCCACACGATCACCTCGGCGATCATGGGCGTGGGGGCGACAAAACGGCTCTCCGCGGTGCGCTGGAACGTCGCCGGCAACATCGTGGTCGCCTGGATCATCACGTTCCCGGCGGCGGCGCTGATCGCCTGCGTCACCTACCTGCTGGTCCGCCCCCTCTTCGGCTGA
- the pstC gene encoding phosphate ABC transporter permease subunit PstC has product MGETPPRSADAGTGGIRVASGHGRPAGASARVAEAPVSTRTPGGGGLGGGGGLPRARAFGAERAFRGLTLAAGAAVLVIIAAIAVFLIAKAVPALRANTANFWTYEGWSPNDTAPKFGIGTLAFGTVLSSALALLIAVPVALGIALYLSHYAPRRLGTALGFLIDLLAAVPSVVFGLWGRDIFVNPVRDFSVWLNTYFGWIPIFGGDGPFGKSIMLGALVLAIMVLPIVTSLSREVFLQTPTANEEAALALGATRWEMIRTAVLPYGRPGIIAAVMLGLGRALGETIALAMTLGITFGISFNLIENGGNTIAANIANAFGEANDTGRGALIASGLVLFTITLIVNITARAIIYRRREFTESAA; this is encoded by the coding sequence ATGGGTGAAACCCCTCCCCGCTCGGCCGACGCCGGCACCGGCGGGATCCGCGTGGCCTCGGGCCACGGGCGACCCGCCGGTGCCTCGGCGCGTGTGGCCGAGGCACCAGTCAGCACCCGTACCCCCGGCGGGGGCGGCCTCGGCGGCGGCGGTGGCCTGCCCCGGGCGCGGGCCTTCGGCGCGGAGCGCGCCTTCCGCGGCCTGACCCTGGCCGCCGGCGCCGCCGTCCTGGTGATCATCGCCGCCATCGCGGTCTTCCTGATCGCCAAGGCGGTGCCGGCCCTGCGCGCCAACACCGCGAACTTCTGGACGTACGAGGGCTGGTCGCCCAACGACACCGCCCCGAAGTTCGGCATCGGCACGCTCGCCTTCGGCACGGTGCTCAGCTCCGCGCTGGCGCTGCTGATCGCGGTGCCGGTGGCGCTGGGCATCGCGCTCTACCTGTCCCACTACGCGCCGCGCCGGCTCGGCACCGCGCTGGGCTTCCTCATCGACCTGCTGGCCGCCGTGCCGAGCGTGGTCTTCGGCCTCTGGGGGCGGGACATCTTCGTCAACCCGGTGCGGGACTTCTCGGTCTGGCTGAACACCTACTTCGGCTGGATCCCGATCTTCGGCGGCGACGGCCCGTTCGGTAAGTCGATCATGCTCGGCGCGCTGGTGCTGGCGATCATGGTGCTGCCGATCGTCACCTCGCTCTCCCGCGAGGTGTTCCTCCAGACCCCGACCGCCAACGAGGAGGCGGCCCTCGCGCTCGGCGCGACCCGGTGGGAGATGATCCGCACCGCCGTCCTCCCGTACGGCCGCCCCGGCATCATCGCCGCCGTGATGCTCGGCCTCGGCCGCGCGCTCGGCGAGACCATCGCGCTGGCGATGACCCTCGGCATCACCTTCGGCATCTCGTTCAACCTGATCGAGAACGGCGGCAACACCATCGCCGCCAACATCGCCAACGCGTTCGGCGAGGCGAACGACACCGGGCGGGGTGCCCTCATCGCCTCCGGCCTGGTGCTGTTCACCATCACGCTGATCGTCAACATCACGGCGCGGGCGATCATCTACCGCCGCCGCGAGTTCACGGAGTCGGCCGCATGA
- a CDS encoding Gfo/Idh/MocA family protein: MTRWGILATGNIAAHFAEDLRHVPGAELVAVGSRTSESARAFADRHGARRAYGSWADLAADDEVDAIYVATPHSAHHEATMTCLTAGRAVLVEKPFTLDLADSTELVEAARARGVFLMEAMWMRTNPLVLRVVELLAEGAIGQVTGVQADFGVAGPFAPESRMRARALGGGALLDLGVYPVSLAHLLLGVPQHVRSWAKIGPEGVDENTGIVFGYDSGAVATLSCGMIGASPMVASITGTTGRIDLPAPFFRPPSATLHRAGAEPETIPADLTGGGYQYEAIEVQRCLAAGLTESPLVPHATTLEVMGLLDAIREQIGVHYK, from the coding sequence ATGACACGTTGGGGGATTCTGGCCACCGGTAACATCGCCGCCCACTTCGCCGAGGACCTGCGGCACGTGCCGGGGGCCGAGCTGGTCGCGGTCGGCTCGCGCACGTCGGAGTCGGCGCGGGCGTTCGCCGACCGGCACGGCGCACGGCGGGCGTACGGGTCCTGGGCGGACCTGGCCGCCGACGACGAGGTGGACGCGATCTACGTGGCGACCCCGCACTCGGCGCACCACGAGGCGACGATGACCTGCCTGACGGCGGGCCGGGCGGTGCTGGTGGAGAAGCCGTTCACCCTCGACCTGGCCGACAGCACCGAGCTGGTCGAGGCGGCCCGCGCCCGGGGGGTCTTCCTCATGGAGGCCATGTGGATGCGCACGAACCCGCTGGTCCTGCGGGTGGTGGAGCTGCTCGCCGAGGGGGCGATCGGGCAGGTCACCGGCGTGCAGGCCGACTTCGGGGTGGCCGGGCCGTTCGCGCCGGAGAGCCGGATGCGGGCCCGCGCGCTGGGCGGGGGCGCGCTGCTCGACCTGGGCGTCTACCCGGTCAGCCTGGCCCACCTGCTGCTCGGCGTCCCGCAGCACGTGCGGTCGTGGGCGAAGATCGGCCCGGAGGGGGTCGACGAGAACACCGGCATCGTCTTCGGCTACGACTCGGGGGCCGTGGCGACGCTGAGCTGCGGCATGATCGGGGCGAGCCCGATGGTCGCCTCGATCACCGGCACCACCGGCCGCATCGACCTGCCCGCGCCGTTCTTCCGGCCGCCGTCGGCGACGCTGCACCGGGCCGGCGCGGAGCCGGAGACGATCCCGGCCGACCTGACCGGCGGCGGCTACCAGTACGAGGCGATCGAGGTGCAGCGCTGCCTCGCGGCGGGGCTGACGGAGAGCCCGCTGGTGCCGCACGCCACCACGCTCGAGGTGATGGGCCTGCTGGACGCGATCCGCGAGCAGATCGGCGTCCACTACAAGTGA
- a CDS encoding winged helix-turn-helix transcriptional regulator yields MEILLLVTARAGEPSVVLPALDLLPHSVRTAPRDVRTLVAGPSPDAVLVDARSELSEARATCRMLHATGLGVPLVAVVTEAGLIALNADWGVDDVILASAGPAEVEARLRLAVGRLSNATSGAGGSIRAGELSIDPDTYAAKLKGRPLDLTYKEFELLKFLAQHPGRVFTRDQLLREVWGYDYFGGTRTVDVHVRRLRAKLGSEYESMIGTVRQVGYKFVVPPSRSLPESEHAPIPV; encoded by the coding sequence GTGGAGATCCTGCTGCTGGTGACCGCGCGCGCAGGTGAACCATCGGTGGTGCTGCCGGCGCTCGACCTGCTGCCACACTCGGTGCGCACCGCGCCCCGCGACGTCCGCACGCTGGTTGCCGGTCCAAGCCCCGACGCCGTCCTCGTGGACGCGCGCTCGGAGCTGAGCGAGGCCCGGGCCACCTGTCGGATGCTGCATGCCACCGGGCTCGGGGTGCCGCTGGTCGCGGTGGTCACCGAGGCCGGGCTGATCGCGCTGAACGCGGACTGGGGCGTCGACGACGTCATCCTCGCCAGCGCCGGTCCGGCCGAGGTGGAGGCGCGGCTGCGGCTGGCGGTCGGCAGGTTGAGCAACGCCACGTCCGGTGCCGGCGGCTCGATCCGGGCCGGCGAGCTGAGCATCGACCCCGACACGTATGCCGCGAAGCTCAAGGGCCGGCCGCTCGACCTGACGTACAAGGAGTTCGAGCTGTTGAAGTTCCTGGCCCAGCACCCGGGTCGGGTCTTCACCCGGGACCAGCTGCTGCGCGAGGTCTGGGGCTACGACTACTTCGGCGGCACCCGCACCGTGGACGTGCACGTGCGGCGGCTGCGGGCGAAGCTCGGCTCGGAGTACGAGTCGATGATCGGCACCGTGCGCCAGGTCGGCTACAAGTTCGTCGTGCCGCCGTCGCGGTCGCTGCCCGAGTCGGAGCACGCCCCGATCCCGGTCTGA
- a CDS encoding NUDIX hydrolase, with protein sequence MTIDSHGFPAPPALVAHARRFRAEGGTPARPRVAATVLLLRPAGDDFEVYVIRRAAAMAFGGVYAFPGGGVDPSDSAAHLDWAGPEPAGWAGRLGVAPDAAQAVVCAAAREVFEESGVLLAGPDPATVVGDVSGDDWESARQDLEARRRGFADLLAGRGLTLRSDLLLPWSRWITPEFEPRRFDTYFFVALLPAGQRTRDVSGEADHTMWVRPADALARAEAGELTMLPPTLVTLAEVAAAGDLAGVARASATRDAATPITPRLDLPADGEPRFVLG encoded by the coding sequence ATGACGATCGACAGCCACGGTTTCCCCGCCCCGCCGGCCCTGGTCGCGCACGCCCGGCGGTTCCGCGCCGAGGGCGGCACGCCCGCGCGGCCCCGGGTCGCGGCCACCGTGCTGCTGCTGCGCCCGGCCGGCGACGACTTCGAGGTGTACGTCATCCGTCGCGCCGCCGCGATGGCCTTCGGCGGCGTGTACGCGTTCCCCGGCGGCGGCGTGGACCCGTCCGACTCGGCGGCGCACCTCGACTGGGCGGGGCCCGAGCCGGCGGGCTGGGCCGGGCGGCTGGGTGTCGCGCCGGACGCCGCGCAGGCGGTGGTGTGCGCCGCGGCCCGTGAGGTCTTCGAGGAGTCCGGGGTGCTCCTGGCCGGGCCGGACCCGGCGACAGTGGTGGGCGACGTCAGCGGGGACGACTGGGAGTCCGCCCGGCAGGACCTGGAGGCCCGTCGCCGGGGCTTCGCCGACCTGCTCGCCGGGCGGGGGCTGACCCTCCGGTCGGACCTGCTGCTGCCGTGGAGCCGGTGGATCACCCCGGAGTTCGAGCCGCGCCGCTTCGACACGTACTTCTTCGTGGCCCTGCTGCCGGCCGGGCAGCGGACCCGGGACGTCTCCGGCGAGGCCGACCACACCATGTGGGTACGCCCGGCGGACGCCCTGGCCCGCGCGGAGGCCGGCGAGCTGACCATGCTGCCGCCGACCCTGGTGACGCTGGCCGAGGTGGCCGCCGCCGGTGACCTGGCCGGGGTGGCCCGCGCGTCGGCCACCCGCGACGCGGCGACGCCGATCACCCCGCGCCTGGACCTGCCCGCCGACGGCGAGCCCCGCTTCGTGCTCGGCTGA
- the pstB gene encoding phosphate ABC transporter ATP-binding protein PstB, with protein sequence MAKRVDATNVTAYYGGFKAIENINLTVEPKTVTALIGPSGCGKSTFLRSINRMHEVLPGARVEGDLTIDGQNIYDRDVDVTAVRRMIGMVFQRPNPFPTMSIYENVVAGLRLNGVRKKSILDEAAENSLRAANLWNEVKDRLGKPGAGLSGGQQQRLCIARTIAVEPQVVLMDEPCSALDPISTLAIEDLMFQLKDKFTIIIVTHNMQQAARVSDRTAFFSIEKTGDPGRLIEYDNTQKIFSNPSQKKTEDYITGRFG encoded by the coding sequence ATGGCCAAGCGCGTCGACGCCACAAACGTCACCGCCTACTACGGCGGCTTCAAGGCGATCGAGAACATCAACCTGACCGTCGAGCCGAAGACCGTGACCGCCCTCATCGGGCCGTCCGGCTGCGGCAAGTCGACGTTCCTTCGGTCGATCAACCGGATGCACGAGGTGCTGCCGGGCGCCCGCGTCGAGGGCGACCTCACCATCGACGGGCAGAACATCTACGACCGCGACGTGGACGTCACCGCCGTACGCCGGATGATCGGCATGGTCTTCCAGCGGCCCAACCCGTTCCCCACCATGAGCATCTACGAGAACGTGGTGGCCGGGCTGCGGCTCAACGGGGTGCGCAAGAAGTCGATCCTGGACGAGGCGGCCGAGAACTCGCTGCGCGCGGCGAACCTGTGGAACGAGGTGAAGGACCGCCTCGGCAAGCCGGGCGCGGGCCTGTCCGGCGGCCAGCAGCAGCGGCTCTGCATCGCCCGCACGATCGCCGTCGAGCCGCAGGTGGTGCTGATGGACGAGCCGTGCTCGGCGCTGGACCCGATCTCCACGCTGGCGATCGAGGATCTGATGTTCCAGCTCAAGGACAAGTTCACCATCATCATCGTCACGCACAACATGCAGCAGGCCGCCCGCGTCTCCGACCGCACGGCCTTCTTCTCGATCGAGAAGACCGGCGACCCGGGCCGCCTCATCGAGTACGACAACACCCAGAAGATCTTCAGCAACCCGAGCCAGAAGAAGACCGAGGACTACATCACGGGCCGCTTCGGCTGA
- the mshD gene encoding mycothiol synthase, which yields MSSAEPTTDRVTRADLLTPGEVTEVLALARAAGDADGADPFDEHTLLRLRDPHAPAVHLAARAPGGALTGYAHLDTTDPAGGVGVELAVHPAHRRRGTGRALAREALAAATGPVRAWAHGDHPSAAALGVDLGLTRARVLWQLRRPLADPPPEPRLPDGVALRAFVPGQDDADWLALNARAFASHPEQGRWTADDLRVRLAEPWFDPAGFLLAVATDTGRLLGFHWTKVHTRPGAAGIGEVYVLGVDPAAHGGGLGRALTSAGLAYLRRRGLNRVMLYVDESNAGAVALYERAGFARWSAHVNYHLG from the coding sequence ATGAGCAGCGCCGAGCCGACGACCGACCGGGTGACCCGGGCCGACCTGCTGACGCCGGGCGAGGTGACCGAGGTGCTGGCCCTGGCCCGCGCGGCGGGCGACGCCGACGGGGCCGACCCGTTCGACGAGCACACGCTGCTGCGGCTGCGCGACCCGCACGCCCCGGCGGTGCACCTCGCGGCCCGTGCGCCCGGCGGCGCCCTGACCGGGTACGCGCACCTGGACACCACCGACCCGGCCGGCGGCGTCGGCGTGGAGCTGGCCGTGCACCCCGCGCACCGGCGGCGGGGCACCGGCCGGGCGCTGGCCCGGGAGGCCCTCGCGGCCGCCACCGGGCCGGTACGCGCCTGGGCGCACGGCGACCACCCGTCCGCCGCCGCGCTCGGCGTCGACCTCGGCCTCACCCGGGCCCGGGTGCTCTGGCAACTGCGCCGGCCCCTGGCCGACCCGCCGCCCGAGCCGCGCCTGCCCGACGGGGTGGCGCTGCGCGCGTTCGTGCCGGGGCAGGACGACGCGGACTGGCTCGCGCTGAACGCCCGGGCCTTCGCCAGCCACCCGGAGCAGGGTCGCTGGACGGCGGACGACCTGCGGGTACGCCTCGCCGAGCCGTGGTTCGACCCGGCCGGCTTCCTGCTCGCCGTCGCCACGGACACCGGCCGGCTGCTCGGCTTCCACTGGACGAAGGTGCACACCCGGCCGGGCGCGGCCGGCATCGGCGAGGTCTACGTGCTCGGGGTCGACCCGGCCGCGCACGGCGGCGGGCTCGGCCGGGCGCTCACCTCGGCCGGGCTGGCGTACCTGCGTCGGCGGGGGCTGAACCGGGTGATGCTCTACGTGGACGAGTCGAACGCCGGTGCGGTCGCCCTCTACGAGCGGGCCGGCTTCGCCCGCTGGTCCGCGCACGTCAACTACCACCTCGGCTGA
- the pstS gene encoding phosphate ABC transporter substrate-binding protein PstS: MKLQRHGTIACLALTAVLGLSACGSDNNEPASGASASGSAAAADCATGTLNAQGSSAQKNAMAEWIKAYQQKCAGSTINYEPSGSGAGIQAFIAGTADFAGSDSALKPEEQPQADAKCAGGAAIHLPMVIGPVAVAYNVSGVDNLQLKPATLAKIFAGKVTKWDDPAIKADNPDAKLPSTTIQTVHRSDESGTTDNFTKFLAKTSAADWTFENAKAWKAPGGTGAKGSDGVASSVKGADGSIGYMEWSFAENAGLKMAKIGNGAGEFAELTAENAGKTIAGAKIEGQGDDLKMSVDYATKEAGAYPIVLVTYEIVCSKGIAADKLPLVKGLLGHAASAQGQAELTELGYAPLPDSVRTKVEAAVKNLS, encoded by the coding sequence GTGAAGCTCCAGCGGCACGGCACTATCGCCTGCCTCGCTCTTACTGCGGTGCTCGGTCTCAGTGCATGCGGCTCGGACAACAACGAGCCCGCCAGCGGCGCCTCCGCGTCCGGCTCGGCCGCCGCGGCCGACTGCGCCACCGGCACCCTGAACGCGCAGGGCTCGTCGGCCCAGAAGAACGCCATGGCTGAGTGGATCAAGGCTTACCAGCAGAAGTGCGCCGGTAGCACGATCAACTACGAGCCGTCCGGCTCGGGCGCGGGCATCCAGGCGTTCATCGCCGGCACCGCCGACTTCGCCGGCTCCGACTCGGCGCTCAAGCCCGAGGAGCAGCCGCAGGCCGACGCCAAGTGCGCCGGCGGCGCGGCGATCCACCTGCCGATGGTGATCGGCCCGGTCGCCGTCGCCTACAACGTCAGCGGCGTGGACAACCTCCAGCTCAAGCCGGCCACCCTCGCGAAGATCTTCGCGGGCAAGGTCACCAAGTGGGACGACCCGGCGATCAAGGCCGACAACCCGGACGCCAAGCTGCCGTCGACCACCATCCAGACGGTGCACCGCTCCGACGAGTCCGGCACCACCGACAACTTCACCAAGTTCCTGGCCAAGACCTCGGCCGCGGACTGGACCTTCGAGAACGCCAAGGCGTGGAAGGCCCCGGGCGGCACCGGCGCGAAGGGCTCCGACGGCGTGGCCAGCTCCGTCAAGGGCGCCGACGGCTCGATCGGCTACATGGAGTGGTCCTTCGCCGAGAACGCCGGCCTGAAGATGGCCAAGATCGGTAACGGGGCGGGCGAGTTCGCCGAGCTGACCGCCGAGAACGCGGGCAAGACCATCGCCGGGGCCAAGATCGAGGGCCAGGGCGACGACCTGAAGATGTCGGTCGACTACGCCACCAAGGAGGCCGGGGCGTACCCGATCGTCCTGGTGACCTACGAGATCGTCTGCAGCAAGGGCATCGCCGCCGACAAGCTGCCGCTGGTCAAGGGCCTGCTGGGCCACGCCGCCAGCGCCCAGGGCCAGGCCGAGCTGACCGAGCTGGGCTACGCCCCGCTGCCGGACTCGGTCCGCACCAAGGTCGAGGCCGCGGTCAAGAACCTCTCCTGA
- a CDS encoding DUF47 domain-containing protein: MKFSFRPTEGAFYELFTRAAQNLVRGTELLNELALPGVDVQSVSERLTEVEHDSDQITHDLYKKINSTFITPFDREDIYRLGSLLDDVMDHLEAVGNLLYLYGLTKLPALPRELHELVNVLDQQAKLTAEAMPRLKSMKDLEDYWIECNRLENDGDQAYRMLLVRLFSGEYDALTVLKMKEVADELEAACDAFEHVANTVETIAVKES, from the coding sequence GTGAAGTTTTCCTTCCGCCCCACCGAGGGCGCCTTCTACGAGCTCTTCACCAGGGCCGCGCAGAACCTGGTGCGGGGCACCGAGCTGCTCAACGAGCTGGCCCTGCCGGGCGTGGACGTGCAGTCGGTGAGCGAGCGGCTGACCGAGGTCGAGCACGACAGCGACCAGATCACCCACGACCTCTACAAGAAGATCAACTCCACCTTCATCACCCCGTTCGACCGGGAGGACATCTACCGGCTGGGGTCGCTGCTCGACGACGTGATGGACCACCTGGAGGCCGTGGGCAACCTGCTCTACCTCTACGGACTGACCAAGCTGCCGGCGCTCCCGCGCGAGCTGCACGAGCTGGTCAACGTGCTGGACCAGCAGGCGAAGCTGACCGCCGAGGCGATGCCCCGGCTCAAGTCGATGAAGGACCTCGAGGACTACTGGATCGAGTGCAACCGGCTGGAGAACGACGGCGACCAGGCGTACCGGATGCTGCTGGTCCGCCTCTTCTCCGGCGAGTACGACGCGCTCACGGTGCTCAAGATGAAGGAGGTCGCCGACGAGCTGGAGGCCGCCTGCGACGCCTTCGAGCACGTGGCCAACACCGTCGAGACCATCGCGGTCAAGGAGTCCTGA
- a CDS encoding polysaccharide deacetylase family protein, whose amino-acid sequence MRVDTTGRFVALATLVVVSLLGSAYALGRSMVPGPARQATGVSASADDPSFADQPAQGGPGRGGAPPTATDGPGAPTESGQDGQDGGTAQPPETGGDGLFGARVTTGSAQVALTFDDGPDPQYTPQVLALLREQGVKATFCVVGENAQRHPDLIQAIVADGHTLCNHSWHHDELLGKRSTDVIRADLLRTNAAIRAAVPDAEIAYYRQPGGAWTYPVVSVAEELGLIPLHWTVDPSDWRAPGAARIVRDVSAEAQPGSIVLLHDAGGNRQGTVDALRSILPDLAARFRLEALPTGSA is encoded by the coding sequence ATGCGCGTCGACACGACCGGGCGGTTCGTGGCGCTCGCCACCCTGGTGGTGGTCTCCCTGCTCGGCTCCGCGTACGCGCTGGGCCGCAGCATGGTGCCCGGCCCGGCCCGGCAGGCCACCGGGGTCAGCGCGAGCGCGGACGACCCGAGCTTCGCCGACCAGCCGGCGCAGGGTGGCCCCGGCCGGGGCGGGGCGCCGCCCACCGCCACCGACGGGCCCGGCGCGCCCACCGAGTCCGGCCAGGACGGCCAGGACGGCGGGACCGCGCAGCCGCCGGAGACCGGGGGCGACGGCCTGTTCGGCGCCCGGGTCACCACCGGGTCGGCGCAGGTGGCGCTGACCTTCGACGACGGGCCGGACCCGCAGTACACGCCGCAGGTCCTGGCGTTGCTGCGGGAGCAGGGCGTCAAGGCCACCTTCTGCGTGGTCGGCGAGAACGCGCAGCGCCACCCCGACCTGATCCAGGCGATCGTGGCCGACGGCCACACCCTGTGCAACCACTCCTGGCACCACGACGAGCTGCTCGGCAAGCGGTCGACCGACGTCATCCGGGCCGACCTGCTGCGCACCAACGCGGCGATCCGGGCCGCCGTGCCCGACGCCGAGATCGCCTACTACCGCCAGCCGGGCGGGGCGTGGACGTACCCGGTGGTGTCGGTGGCCGAGGAGCTGGGGCTGATCCCCCTGCACTGGACCGTCGACCCGTCGGACTGGCGGGCCCCGGGGGCGGCCCGGATCGTCCGCGACGTCTCCGCCGAGGCGCAGCCGGGCTCGATCGTGCTGCTGCACGACGCGGGCGGCAACCGGCAGGGCACGGTGGACGCGCTGCGCAGCATCCTGCCGGACCTGGCGGCCCGGTTCCGGCTGGAGGCCCTGCCCACCGGCAGCGCCTGA
- the pstA gene encoding phosphate ABC transporter permease PstA has product MSTTVANHRTRPPAQPASLRAKRLPKYAPPAIAVGAVAVAAAVVYGTGIGGPVLVVAVAALLYLAGLFAAAHAVEGRRSARNRTWSALIHSAFVLAVLPLASVVWTLVSKGVERLDGNFFGTSMNNIGARDANGGAYHAIVGTLEQVGIAALITVPLGILCAIYIVEYGRGRFAFAIRFFVDVMTGIPSIVSGLFVLAFWVLVVSPVFNDGRPGFSGFAAALALSVLMLPTVVRSTEEMLRLVPAPLREGAYALGVPKWKTILRVVLPTALPGIVTGVMLAIARAAGETAPVLLVAGGGAAINFNPFENNQSSLALFVYQQAGDASKYAPARAWTAALTLVALVLILTIAAKLLARRNRLGR; this is encoded by the coding sequence ATGAGCACCACCGTCGCCAACCACCGCACCCGGCCGCCGGCCCAGCCGGCCAGCCTCCGGGCGAAGCGGCTGCCGAAGTACGCCCCGCCGGCCATCGCCGTCGGGGCCGTCGCGGTCGCCGCCGCCGTCGTGTACGGCACCGGCATCGGCGGCCCCGTGCTCGTCGTGGCCGTCGCCGCGCTGCTCTACCTGGCCGGTCTCTTCGCCGCCGCGCACGCCGTCGAGGGGCGGCGCTCGGCCCGCAACCGCACCTGGAGCGCGCTGATCCACTCGGCGTTCGTGCTGGCCGTGCTGCCCCTGGCGTCCGTGGTGTGGACGCTGGTCAGCAAGGGCGTCGAGCGCCTCGACGGCAACTTCTTCGGCACCTCGATGAACAACATCGGGGCCCGGGACGCCAACGGCGGCGCGTACCACGCGATCGTCGGGACGCTGGAGCAGGTCGGCATCGCCGCGCTGATCACCGTCCCGCTCGGCATCCTCTGCGCGATCTACATCGTCGAGTACGGCCGGGGCCGGTTCGCCTTCGCGATCCGGTTCTTCGTCGACGTGATGACCGGCATCCCGTCCATCGTCTCCGGCCTCTTCGTGCTGGCCTTCTGGGTGCTGGTCGTCTCGCCGGTGTTCAACGACGGGCGGCCGGGCTTCTCCGGCTTCGCCGCCGCGCTGGCGCTGAGCGTGCTGATGCTGCCCACCGTCGTCCGCTCCACCGAGGAGATGCTGCGGCTCGTCCCCGCGCCGCTGCGCGAGGGCGCGTACGCCCTCGGCGTGCCGAAGTGGAAGACCATCCTGCGGGTCGTGCTCCCGACCGCGCTGCCCGGCATCGTCACCGGCGTCATGCTCGCCATCGCGCGGGCGGCCGGCGAGACCGCGCCGGTGCTGCTCGTGGCCGGCGGCGGCGCGGCGATCAACTTCAACCCGTTCGAGAACAACCAGTCGTCGCTGGCCCTGTTCGTCTACCAGCAGGCGGGCGACGCGTCGAAGTACGCCCCGGCTCGCGCGTGGACGGCGGCGCTGACCCTGGTCGCCCTCGTGCTGATCCTGACGATCGCGGCGAAGCTGCTGGCTCGCCGGAACCGGCTCGGCCGATGA